GAAATCATCGTCCCTGTGTGTGGAAACAATAACAGGCTTGCCTCCTGCCATAATCACTGAAGGGACATACGCTACATAAGAGGGCTGAACCACAATTACCTCATCTCCGGGGTTTACCACTGCCCGGATTGCTATATCAAGGGCTTCGCTTACTCCTGTAGTGATAAGAATTTCGGATTCCGGATTATAGTCCAGTCCATAGCGCCTGTAATAGGTCCTTGTAAGTTCGTCTCTGAGTTCCGGAAGCCCGGAGTTTGAGGTATATGAAGTCTGCCCTTTTTCAAGTGAGTGAATGCACATCTCACGGATATGCCAGGGAGTGATGAAATCAGGCTCTCCCACACCAAGGGAGATAATGTCCTCAAGTCCGGAAACCAGGTCAAAAAAACGGCGTATTCCTGATGGGGGGATACTCTTTACAGCTTCCGCAATGAATTTTGAAGGATCGCATGGAGGTCTCAAGCAAACACCTCTATAAAAAATTATTTAAATCAGATGTAAAGTAAAACGGGATAAAAGGGGTAGTGTTTAAGCAGTTTCGCATTAAAACGAAACCGGGAGCCTCTGAATGGACTCCGGTTCATGAAGGATTACCCCGTCTTCTTTATAGGTCTTCAGCACGAAATGCGTGGACGTACTCTGGACCTGGTCAAGAGTGGCGATTTTTTCTGCCACAAAAAAGGCCACATCCTTCATTGACTTCCCCCTGACAGTTAGGGAGATGTCGTAGTCCCCGGACAGAAGCCTGACAGACCTTACTTCCGGGAATTTATAAATCCTTTCTGCAATTGCCTGATAGCCCTGGTTACGCTCGAGAGTGACCTTCAACTCAATTACGGCGTAAACATAATTTTCCCCAACCAGGTCCCAGTCAACTATTGTCTTGTAGTGCCGGATAACTCCTGTTTCTTCAAGCTTTGCGATCGTCTGGGAAACTTCCTGTGCAGACATTCCTGTCAGAGTCGCGATTTCTTCAGGACTTGTTCGAGCATCGTTTTCAAGAATTTCCAGTATATGTTGAATCATTTCATCCATATTGACCACCGGCACAAAGTTTGGGAAGAATAGGCACAGAACCCCGGTCTGGGGTCAGGGCTCTCTTCAATTATTCGATTAATACAGCGTTTATAACTCCATCCTGCCCGGGTCTGCTTGTAACTCTGGCAGTTCCCACGGGAGTCCTTATAACGGAACCTTTTGTCAGAATATTACGCCTGACATAGTGCTTGTTAGCGGTATTGTCAATTACTGTCTCGATTGTTGCAGTAACTGTTTTTCCGTCTTTTGGGTTGGTAATGTTTGCAACATTGGACTGGAGGAGTCTTACTTTCCTGTTACCGCCCATGGTGTGAACGTTCTTTCTCTTTACATCACTGATACGGGTCTCCGCAGATTCGCGGCCCATTTCAAACTTGCGCTTTCCGCGGGCAGCAATAATCTTCCCGCCGGTAGCCTTTCTTCTGGAGCTGCCTTGCCATCTCATTATTAAAACCTCATTATTTTATTGAAATATAAGTATAGACTTTTATTCAACGTTATTTTCATTGTTATTCTGCCGATATTTGACGTGACTTTGAATGATCCGGATAGTGAATATCCTGTAATCCTGGTGATCCTTGTCTGGTGATCTTATCAGGGCATAAGCATACCTTTCAGTAGCTTAATTGCTCTGCTAATATATTAATGTATTAACAGGAGTACTTTAATTAGCATATTTGCTATGGAGTAAGCAATAC
This window of the Methanosarcina mazei S-6 genome carries:
- a CDS encoding 30S ribosomal protein S8e, with product MRWQGSSRRKATGGKIIAARGKRKFEMGRESAETRISDVKRKNVHTMGGNRKVRLLQSNVANITNPKDGKTVTATIETVIDNTANKHYVRRNILTKGSVIRTPVGTARVTSRPGQDGVINAVLIE
- a CDS encoding Lrp/AsnC family transcriptional regulator codes for the protein MDEMIQHILEILENDARTSPEEIATLTGMSAQEVSQTIAKLEETGVIRHYKTIVDWDLVGENYVYAVIELKVTLERNQGYQAIAERIYKFPEVRSVRLLSGDYDISLTVRGKSMKDVAFFVAEKIATLDQVQSTSTHFVLKTYKEDGVILHEPESIQRLPVSF